A portion of the Avibacterium sp. 20-132 genome contains these proteins:
- a CDS encoding Dyp-type peroxidase, protein MATLQNVLDEPNKNTIFMVWNFHDNLDIKPAFQQLCGLVGNLNNTAKTRFPDAKASVVMGIGHDAWLRLDLPKPLPKELAPFEPIKGSKYTAVATRGDLHFHIRCDQPSYCFDIAQNIADVLRDVAKCVVDIQGFRYWDGRSILGFVDGTENPHDPEERILFGTIGEEDPAYQGGSYLFVQKYVHDMQAWRALPVNEQEKVFGRSKADDIEMDDDSKPSNSHSALANVGDDRKVIRDNMPFSANGEVGTYFIAYANTFTTVQAMLNNMFIGNPAGNYDRLLDFSRTRTGTLFFVPTLDMLDEFAE, encoded by the coding sequence ATGGCGACTTTACAAAATGTTCTTGATGAACCAAATAAAAATACCATTTTTATGGTGTGGAATTTTCACGATAATCTCGATATTAAACCCGCATTCCAACAGCTTTGTGGTTTAGTGGGTAACTTAAATAATACAGCAAAAACACGTTTTCCCGATGCGAAAGCCAGCGTGGTGATGGGCATTGGACACGATGCGTGGCTACGCCTTGATTTACCTAAACCATTACCGAAAGAACTTGCCCCTTTTGAACCAATAAAGGGATCAAAATACACTGCGGTGGCAACGCGTGGTGATTTACATTTTCATATCCGTTGCGATCAACCAAGTTATTGCTTTGATATTGCACAAAATATCGCAGATGTGTTGCGCGATGTGGCAAAATGTGTGGTCGATATTCAAGGGTTTCGTTATTGGGACGGGCGTAGTATTCTCGGTTTTGTGGACGGCACAGAAAACCCGCACGATCCAGAAGAACGCATATTATTCGGTACCATCGGTGAAGAAGATCCCGCTTACCAAGGCGGTAGTTATTTGTTCGTACAAAAATATGTACACGATATGCAAGCGTGGCGTGCATTACCTGTAAATGAGCAAGAAAAAGTATTTGGTCGTTCTAAAGCCGATGACATTGAAATGGACGATGATAGCAAGCCAAGCAACAGCCACAGTGCATTAGCCAATGTGGGCGATGATCGCAAAGTCATTCGCGACAATATGCCATTCTCCGCAAACGGCGAGGTGGGAACCTATTTTATTGCTTACGCAAATACCTTTACCACAGTGCAAGCAATGCTAAACAATATGTTTATTGGTAACCCCGCTGGTAATTATGACCGCTTGCTTGATTTCAGCCGCACCCGCACAGGAACACTTTTCTTCGTCCCAACGTTAGATATGTTAGATGAATTTGCGGAGTAA
- a CDS encoding Cof-type HAD-IIB family hydrolase gives MTVPNYRKQIKAVFFDIDETLFVKNKVHFPESGRLAIQKLHANGILVGIATGRARCSFPAKINEMVAQEGIHTFVTTNGQFAVHNEEVIEKHPIPTEKVQRLVNFFDLHHIAYAFVSNDKIRVSEMTPMLKHALDPITTDYQVDKTYYQQNDVYQVLAFYAEDKDELVAQAHILDDLKTVRWHENSVDIFDAEGSKARGIEAIAHHLGFSMENVMAFGDGLNDLEMLSAVGVGVAMGNGHDTLKAVANHVTDHIEQDGIYNFLVKSGLIE, from the coding sequence ATGACCGTACCTAACTATCGCAAGCAAATTAAAGCCGTTTTTTTTGATATTGATGAAACCTTATTTGTAAAAAATAAAGTTCATTTTCCAGAAAGTGGCAGACTTGCCATTCAAAAATTGCACGCGAACGGGATTTTAGTCGGCATAGCAACAGGGCGCGCACGTTGCAGTTTTCCCGCTAAAATTAATGAAATGGTGGCGCAAGAAGGGATTCACACTTTCGTCACAACCAACGGACAATTTGCTGTGCATAATGAAGAAGTGATTGAAAAACACCCTATTCCAACAGAAAAAGTGCAACGGCTAGTGAATTTCTTTGATCTTCATCATATTGCCTATGCGTTTGTTTCTAATGATAAAATTCGTGTTTCTGAAATGACGCCAATGTTAAAACACGCCCTTGATCCAATCACCACAGATTATCAAGTGGATAAAACCTATTATCAACAAAATGATGTGTACCAAGTGTTAGCATTTTATGCAGAAGACAAAGATGAACTCGTCGCGCAGGCACATATTTTGGACGATCTCAAAACCGTGCGTTGGCACGAAAATTCTGTCGATATTTTTGATGCGGAAGGCTCAAAAGCGAGAGGAATTGAAGCGATTGCCCATCATCTTGGCTTTTCGATGGAAAATGTTATGGCATTTGGAGACGGCTTAAATGATCTCGAAATGCTCAGCGCAGTTGGCGTTGGCGTAGCAATGGGAAACGGACACGATACCTTAAAAGCTGTTGCCAATCACGTTACCGATCATATTGAACAAGACGGTATATATAATTTTCTTGTAAAATCTGGTTTGATTGAATAA
- a CDS encoding sulfurtransferase TusA family protein, with amino-acid sequence MIVKLETAGLVCPFPLEEAKAVMAKLNAGDGIEIEFDCTQATEAIPNWAAEEGYDVTHFDQIGDAKWTITVVK; translated from the coding sequence ATGATCGTAAAATTAGAAACAGCAGGGTTGGTTTGTCCATTTCCATTGGAAGAGGCTAAAGCGGTAATGGCAAAATTAAATGCTGGTGATGGCATTGAAATTGAATTTGATTGTACTCAAGCCACAGAGGCGATACCCAACTGGGCAGCTGAGGAAGGTTATGACGTGACCCATTTCGATCAAATTGGCGATGCGAAATGGACGATTACGGTGGTGAAATAG
- a CDS encoding amidophosphoribosyltransferase, with protein MNFFGFRCVLCHQVLSQEKQGICTTCNKAMKRYVYCGCCGMPTPSYVKHCGHCTATPPRWDQIVMVSKYDPPLSKLIQQFKFHHLFWLDNTLARLLLLAVYEARRQHSLHFPEAIFPVPLHHFRQWKRGYNQADLIAKRLAKWLAIPCHSSFIQRIKHTPPQLGLNAKARKQNLKHAFRFENQTFNYRSIALIDDVITTGSTLNEIAQHFRQLGVENIQVWGLARAFHTE; from the coding sequence GTGAATTTTTTCGGTTTTCGTTGTGTCTTATGCCATCAAGTTTTATCGCAAGAGAAACAGGGTATATGCACAACTTGCAATAAAGCAATGAAACGTTACGTCTATTGTGGTTGTTGCGGAATGCCAACGCCAAGTTACGTTAAACATTGTGGACATTGCACAGCAACTCCTCCTCGCTGGGATCAAATTGTTATGGTTAGCAAATATGATCCACCTTTATCGAAATTAATTCAGCAATTTAAATTCCACCATCTCTTTTGGTTAGACAATACCCTAGCACGCTTGCTTTTATTAGCGGTTTATGAGGCAAGGCGACAACATTCCCTTCACTTTCCAGAAGCCATTTTTCCTGTGCCACTGCACCATTTTCGCCAGTGGAAACGAGGCTATAATCAGGCTGATTTAATCGCCAAGCGTTTAGCAAAATGGTTAGCTATTCCTTGTCATTCATCATTTATTCAACGCATAAAACACACGCCCCCTCAGCTTGGTTTAAACGCTAAAGCGCGTAAACAAAATTTAAAACACGCCTTTAGGTTTGAAAACCAAACATTCAATTACCGCTCTATTGCATTGATTGATGATGTGATCACCACTGGCTCAACCTTAAATGAAATCGCTCAACATTTTCGTCAATTAGGCGTGGAAAATATTCAAGTTTGGGGATTAGCGCGGGCTTTCCACACCGAGTAG
- a CDS encoding YeeE/YedE family protein: MLWTIFSGGILGVIFGFVLQRTRFCMTGGFRDMYTAKNNKMFYAFLLAILIQSVGVLTLVELGYVSSPYEDFSLLGTVLGSYLFGIGIVLASGCATGTWYRAGEGLIGSWLALAMYMLSAAMMKYGVLVEFKNSVTRYTRMNDNLAAQLGISVWWLVGLLAIAVVFGISRTLSKRPKNKVATLPQKYQGLRHWLFEKRYHPFVAAVAIGIIALVAWPASESTGRAGGLGITTPSANLIHFLVTGDEKRLNWGVFLVIGIFIGSYLAAKGSREFRWRLPDTKTLYHSVLGGFSMGVGASLAGGCTIGNGLTATAVMSSKGWIALAFTILGVWTMAHILFIRPRKLALVNASA; this comes from the coding sequence ATGCTTTGGACGATTTTTTCGGGAGGAATTCTCGGTGTTATTTTTGGCTTTGTATTGCAGCGTACGCGTTTTTGTATGACGGGTGGTTTTCGTGATATGTACACGGCGAAAAATAACAAAATGTTTTATGCCTTTTTACTGGCGATTTTAATTCAAAGCGTGGGGGTGCTGACGCTTGTAGAGCTAGGTTATGTTTCATCGCCTTACGAAGATTTTTCTTTGCTAGGCACGGTTTTGGGATCTTACCTATTCGGTATTGGCATTGTACTTGCTAGTGGTTGTGCTACGGGGACGTGGTATCGTGCAGGCGAAGGGTTAATCGGAAGCTGGCTGGCGTTGGCAATGTATATGCTGAGCGCGGCGATGATGAAATATGGCGTGTTGGTAGAGTTCAAAAACAGTGTCACCCGCTATACCAGAATGAATGATAACCTTGCGGCCCAATTGGGGATTTCTGTTTGGTGGTTAGTGGGGTTATTGGCGATCGCGGTGGTATTTGGCATCTCGCGCACGTTAAGTAAACGTCCTAAAAATAAAGTGGCAACCTTACCGCAAAAATACCAAGGATTACGCCATTGGCTCTTTGAAAAGCGTTATCACCCCTTTGTTGCCGCGGTAGCAATTGGCATTATTGCGTTGGTCGCTTGGCCAGCGAGTGAAAGCACGGGGCGAGCCGGTGGATTGGGGATCACCACGCCTTCTGCAAACCTGATTCATTTTTTAGTAACGGGTGATGAAAAGCGGTTAAATTGGGGCGTGTTTTTGGTGATAGGTATTTTTATCGGTTCTTATCTTGCTGCAAAAGGAAGCCGTGAGTTTAGATGGCGCTTGCCCGATACTAAAACACTTTATCACAGTGTGCTAGGTGGATTTTCGATGGGCGTTGGCGCATCACTAGCGGGTGGTTGTACTATTGGTAATGGTTTAACAGCGACGGCGGTGATGAGTTCTAAAGGTTGGATCGCCCTTGCTTTCACCATTTTGGGCGTATGGACAATGGCTCACATTTTATTTATTCGCCCGCGTAAATTGGCGTTGGTGAACGCCTCAGCATAA
- the srmB gene encoding ATP-dependent RNA helicase SrmB: MNLAQFEQLDLAPELLKALAKKGYQRPTAIQLESIPAAMAERDVLGSAPTGTGKTAAFLLPALQHLLDNPRRKPGTPRVLVLTPTRELAMQVAEQAEQLAQFTSLDITTITGGVAYQNHGEVFNDNQDLVVATPGRLLQYIQEENFDCRSVEILIFDEADRMLQMGFGQDAEKIAAETRWRKQTLLFSATLEGELLRDFAGRLLNDPVQIDAEPSRRERKKIQQWYYHADSDEHKVKLLARFIEQEKVSKGIIFVRRRETVRELSDTLRKRGIRSTYLEGEMAQTQRNNAIDKLKNGVVTVLVATDVAARGIDIDDISHVMNMDLPYSADTYLHRIGRTARAGKKGVAVSFVEAHDYKLLGKIKRYTKELLKPRLIEGLEPRTKAPKDGEVKSVSKKQKARIKQKRTEKKKSAQQKKTKLRHKDTKNIGKRRQPSGGEG, from the coding sequence ATGAACTTAGCACAATTTGAACAATTGGATCTCGCCCCTGAATTATTAAAAGCCTTGGCAAAAAAAGGCTATCAACGCCCTACTGCCATTCAGTTAGAAAGCATTCCAGCAGCGATGGCGGAACGAGATGTGCTAGGTTCAGCGCCAACTGGCACAGGAAAAACTGCCGCTTTTTTATTACCTGCGTTGCAACATTTGCTTGATAATCCACGTCGCAAACCCGGCACGCCAAGGGTGTTGGTTCTCACGCCAACCCGCGAATTAGCGATGCAAGTGGCAGAACAAGCGGAGCAATTGGCACAATTTACCTCTCTTGATATCACTACGATCACCGGTGGCGTCGCTTATCAAAATCACGGCGAGGTGTTTAATGATAATCAAGATTTGGTCGTCGCCACTCCCGGACGTTTATTGCAATATATTCAAGAAGAAAATTTTGATTGCCGTTCCGTAGAAATACTGATTTTTGACGAAGCGGATCGAATGTTACAAATGGGCTTTGGGCAAGATGCGGAAAAAATTGCGGCGGAAACGCGCTGGCGCAAACAAACTTTACTCTTCTCAGCCACTTTAGAAGGTGAACTATTGAGGGATTTTGCGGGGCGATTACTCAATGATCCCGTACAGATTGATGCCGAACCAAGTCGCCGTGAGCGCAAAAAGATTCAACAGTGGTACTATCACGCAGATAGCGATGAACATAAAGTAAAATTGCTTGCCCGTTTTATTGAACAAGAAAAAGTGAGTAAAGGCATTATTTTCGTTCGTCGCCGTGAAACCGTGCGTGAGCTTTCTGATACCTTGCGGAAACGCGGCATTCGTAGCACCTATTTAGAAGGGGAAATGGCGCAAACGCAACGCAATAATGCCATTGATAAACTCAAAAATGGCGTCGTTACCGTGCTAGTTGCCACCGATGTTGCAGCACGCGGTATTGACATTGATGACATCAGCCACGTGATGAATATGGATTTGCCTTACAGTGCAGACACCTATTTACACCGTATTGGACGCACTGCTCGAGCAGGTAAAAAAGGCGTCGCCGTGTCTTTTGTTGAAGCCCACGATTATAAGCTGCTTGGCAAAATTAAACGTTATACTAAAGAGCTACTCAAACCACGCCTTATTGAAGGGTTAGAACCTCGCACTAAAGCCCCGAAAGATGGTGAAGTAAAAAGTGTCAGCAAAAAACAAAAAGCACGTATTAAACAAAAACGTACAGAAAAGAAAAAATCGGCACAACAGAAAAAAACCAAACTCCGCCATAAAGATACGAAAAATATTGGCAAACGACGCCAGCCAAGCGGAGGAGAGGGATAG
- a CDS encoding tRNA1(Val) (adenine(37)-N6)-methyltransferase: MTKENQGFSFKQFHVNHHRCAMKVGTDGILLGAWADIQEAQTLLDLGTGTGLIALMLAQRTAQHCQISAVERDHAAAEQAKENLEHSPWAKKMTLYHTDIATFAQNPPHLFDLIVANPPYFSPAQDCKTPQRNLARYTLEQSHNDWLNIAAQCLNEQGKIQFILPYNAGKILQKSTALYCTKQCDVITKIGKPAQRLLLTFRKHPAPMQHSQLIIYDENNQYHPDFVELTKAFYLKF, encoded by the coding sequence ATGACAAAGGAAAATCAGGGCTTTAGCTTTAAACAATTTCACGTGAATCACCATCGCTGTGCGATGAAAGTCGGAACAGATGGCATTTTGCTTGGGGCTTGGGCAGATATCCAAGAGGCTCAGACGCTGTTAGATCTTGGCACAGGCACAGGGTTGATCGCCTTAATGTTAGCCCAGCGTACCGCACAACATTGCCAGATTAGTGCCGTTGAGCGAGATCACGCAGCCGCAGAGCAGGCAAAAGAAAATCTTGAACATTCCCCTTGGGCGAAAAAAATGACCTTATATCATACAGATATTGCAACATTCGCACAAAATCCCCCACATCTTTTTGATTTAATTGTAGCCAATCCGCCCTATTTTTCCCCTGCACAAGATTGCAAAACACCCCAACGCAATCTTGCTCGCTATACACTTGAACAGAGCCATAATGATTGGCTAAATATCGCAGCACAATGTTTGAATGAACAGGGCAAAATCCAATTTATTCTTCCTTATAACGCAGGAAAAATCTTGCAAAAAAGCACCGCACTTTACTGTACAAAACAATGTGATGTGATCACCAAAATCGGCAAGCCCGCGCAACGCCTGTTGCTTACTTTCCGCAAACACCCCGCGCCAATGCAACATTCCCAACTGATTATTTATGACGAAAATAATCAATATCACCCTGATTTTGTGGAATTGACGAAGGCGTTTTATTTGAAGTTTTGA
- the corA gene encoding magnesium/cobalt transporter CorA: MINAFALENARLIRLDDGDENLNAAIWIDLLEPSGEEREMLQQGLGQSLASFLELEDIEASARFFEDEDGLHLHSFFYCEDENDYADLASVAFTLRDGRLFTLRDRELPAFRLYRMRSRSQRLIECNAYEVLLDLFETKIEQLADVIENVYADLEKLSRVILEGKQGEAFDEALATLTEQEDASSKVRLCLMDTQRALSFLVRKTRLPANQLEQARDILRDIESLQPHNESLFQKVNFLMQAAMGYINIEQNKIMKFFSVVSVMFLPATLVASTYGMNFEFMPELHLKYGYPMAIGLMIVAALTPYIYFKRKGWL; the protein is encoded by the coding sequence ATGATTAATGCTTTTGCACTAGAAAATGCACGTTTAATTCGACTAGATGACGGTGATGAAAATCTTAATGCTGCCATTTGGATTGATTTACTCGAACCCTCAGGTGAAGAACGTGAAATGTTGCAACAAGGTTTAGGACAAAGTTTGGCATCCTTCCTCGAATTGGAAGATATTGAGGCATCAGCACGTTTTTTTGAAGATGAAGATGGCTTACATTTGCACTCGTTTTTCTATTGTGAAGATGAAAATGATTACGCTGACTTGGCTAGCGTGGCGTTCACCTTGCGTGATGGACGCTTATTCACCCTGCGTGATCGTGAACTTCCTGCTTTCCGTTTATATCGAATGCGTTCACGTAGCCAGCGTTTAATTGAATGTAATGCTTATGAAGTGTTATTAGATTTATTTGAGACAAAAATCGAGCAACTTGCTGATGTTATTGAAAACGTCTATGCGGATTTAGAAAAATTAAGCCGTGTTATCTTAGAGGGAAAACAAGGTGAGGCGTTTGATGAGGCATTGGCAACCTTAACGGAACAAGAAGATGCCAGTTCCAAAGTGCGCTTATGTTTGATGGATACGCAACGTGCATTGAGCTTTTTAGTGCGCAAAACACGTTTGCCCGCCAATCAGTTAGAACAGGCGCGTGATATTTTACGCGATATTGAATCTCTCCAACCGCATAATGAATCCTTATTCCAAAAAGTGAATTTCTTAATGCAAGCGGCAATGGGTTATATCAATATTGAACAGAATAAGATTATGAAATTCTTCTCAGTTGTTTCGGTAATGTTTTTACCTGCAACACTTGTCGCATCAACTTATGGAATGAACTTTGAATTTATGCCAGAATTGCATTTAAAATATGGCTATCCAATGGCAATTGGCTTAATGATCGTCGCCGCGCTTACGCCTTATATTTATTTTAAACGTAAAGGCTGGTTATAA
- the nfuA gene encoding Fe-S biogenesis protein NfuA codes for MQQITISDAAQAHFRRLLDQQEEGTNIRIFVVNPGTPSAECGVSYCPPNSVEATDTEMKYDTFSAFVDEVSLPFLEDAEIDYVTEELGSQLTLKAPNAKMRKVADDAPLIERVEYVIQTQINPQLAGHGGHITLIDLTEEGYAILQFGGGCNGCSMVDVTLKDGVEKQLVSLFPDELKGAKDVTEHQRGEHSYY; via the coding sequence ATGCAACAAATTACGATTTCTGATGCGGCGCAAGCTCATTTTCGCCGTTTATTAGATCAACAAGAAGAAGGCACGAATATTCGTATTTTTGTGGTTAATCCGGGAACACCAAGCGCGGAATGTGGGGTGTCTTACTGCCCGCCAAACAGTGTAGAAGCTACCGATACCGAAATGAAATACGATACCTTTTCCGCCTTTGTTGATGAGGTGAGCTTACCGTTTTTGGAAGACGCTGAAATTGATTATGTGACAGAAGAATTAGGCTCTCAGCTTACGCTCAAAGCACCCAATGCGAAAATGCGTAAAGTCGCAGATGATGCGCCTTTAATTGAGCGTGTAGAATATGTCATTCAAACCCAAATTAATCCGCAACTGGCAGGACACGGTGGGCATATTACGCTGATTGATTTAACCGAAGAGGGCTATGCTATTTTACAATTTGGCGGCGGTTGTAATGGTTGTTCAATGGTTGATGTTACCCTTAAAGATGGGGTTGAAAAACAATTAGTCAGTTTGTTCCCTGATGAATTGAAAGGCGCTAAAGATGTAACCGAGCATCAACGCGGTGAACATTCTTATTATTAA
- a CDS encoding YggT family protein — MGLNSLQFLVYTLINVFSFVLILRTWFQYSRVDFYNPFSQTLVKFTQPVVAPLQKFLPTVKGLNTAALVLCIILGTIKYPLIDLLGSAELAASPQAYLFIGLLHTLRTLGEAVIYVLFIQAILSWFNRGQNPLQYTLYQLTEPLLNPIRRILPNTGMIDFSPMLLAFLLFYANRVMYDIAPILWQLA; from the coding sequence ATGGGTTTAAATTCCCTTCAATTTTTAGTTTATACATTAATTAATGTGTTTAGTTTCGTCTTAATTTTACGCACTTGGTTTCAATATAGCCGTGTGGATTTTTATAATCCTTTTTCGCAAACCTTAGTCAAATTTACACAGCCAGTGGTTGCGCCTTTACAAAAATTTCTTCCTACGGTTAAAGGATTAAATACTGCGGCATTAGTGCTATGTATTATTTTAGGTACAATAAAATACCCTTTGATTGATTTATTGGGTTCAGCAGAACTTGCGGCAAGCCCACAAGCTTATCTTTTTATTGGCTTGCTACATACCTTACGCACACTCGGGGAAGCGGTGATTTATGTGTTATTTATCCAAGCCATTTTGAGCTGGTTTAATCGTGGGCAAAATCCATTGCAATATACCCTTTATCAACTGACTGAGCCTTTGCTTAATCCTATTCGCCGTATTTTACCGAATACAGGAATGATTGATTTTTCCCCAATGTTGTTGGCATTTTTGTTATTTTATGCCAACCGTGTTATGTATGATATTGCCCCTATCTTATGGCAACTCGCCTGA
- the yggU gene encoding DUF167 family protein YggU, with translation MNAAGQTEKGIRLRIFLQPKASKDQLVGLHDNELKITLTAPPIDGQANAHLVKFLSKLFKVPKSSIIIEKGELNRHKQIFIPAPKIIPEQVLTLL, from the coding sequence ATGAATGCCGCCGGACAAACAGAGAAAGGAATTCGGTTGCGGATTTTTCTGCAACCGAAAGCAAGTAAAGACCAACTTGTTGGCTTACACGACAACGAGCTAAAAATTACCCTTACCGCTCCGCCCATTGATGGTCAAGCCAACGCCCATTTAGTTAAATTCCTAAGCAAACTGTTTAAAGTCCCCAAAAGCAGTATTATTATCGAAAAAGGCGAACTCAACCGCCATAAACAAATTTTTATTCCTGCACCCAAAATTATTCCTGAACAGGTTTTGACGTTATTGTGA